Proteins encoded within one genomic window of Anopheles gambiae chromosome 3, idAnoGambNW_F1_1, whole genome shotgun sequence:
- the LOC5668272 gene encoding daf-12-interacting protein 1 isoform X1: MKLPALLFSFGLITGVLSQGFGQQPPPFRPIPKSFAVPPKAQRRQLTQQQQTHILSDIQKHQHRFNLHQNQRSPNVFIQPSIQIPVPPQPHSRQPFSGPSSTQQHFQPNAHFHHHSNNLHPPPPPSSPANGPVNSFRAPSGRPGPSFGAQVNRYYFQHHTQTTFIPNFLQLLQQDTRLPPQQRSVQNQLQQATFFNGPPPPPHTNGPAPVSQPLNSQPSSFLNSIDTPTFGAPQRPNSLQAPFLQTPPSFTGNGQVRFPSQGAPSNGANLGQQPVPLFTNQQLPLHNSPQNFKLSGPNAGQSTFPVQPTFHNSQSVNPALQFPPVSQSIGTNFQQPSPQFQQQQQQQQLPRLQPNVPFAQSSNNFNAQPQGAGFPQAQPQIQTFSGPQQPVQSAQFGGQATNFNGLQQQQQQPLSYQQQQEYERRLKEESERIRELQEKQKVIQKHEQFLQKQYQKQQAKVQQLHQEFLKKQQKILQQQQQQQQQQQYEQQQKTVPTQVRSRDVLPSERTLFEKAVKMQSKPVAVPEPTTSTAAATSGQLSVIPLKPNSKKDYSSITQSDLDVLLSANRQTLFQTIKSETAKPAKAKPTKVKSTKALGRDDLLKQLKLALAETSPDLGGKNYSSTDLVLPNGEKVQVIRTTDPEIIKRANANSEGVLTQQLDSPTTPKPLSFEDIARSGLLPPGADFELIKQTEDGQIQEVGKIPPQKKVTFVYLEEQDDGSYKVQGVKGSGDKETKTSGADVDSILKRIKNGEIQLPPPSSVVSKGSVAKPDLIEDAPITTTTPRHQPIKKANSVTIIPHSTPIEDHASTAFLSGSTIHHTASPAPATIYASTPSPASPSSGVTAYSPGGYSGSTLPQQVSARLSTPSPVSGSYIADSTARFSEANSVYTPVSTTAIPPATPAPSIYQTANTEKYFSDTATAAAIEQQQQTASTYQHQTIHASHQSTASDAVPTASASETITQQQQDNTLSAPKEDTQQQQNELPAILKNNGLFAMAKYLRQSGLDTILNETGPYTIFVPTDKAFRSLLVQLGGPEKAEEKFRNNPRLLSGLLLHHVIPGSFEIASLQDEMTGVSLAGTQLRVNQYNMHDSEWNDVKVTTINGAMVVPDKQDIVIPQGIAHAVDRVMFPLPVGDILQTLQSDRERRFTHFLRALFASGMSDTLQNKGIKTYTVFAPTDAAFAHLSTEELTNLVTEKDQAEELVRKHVVPGTLFTAGMRFYQVKDVMAEGKTVTLQKTGGKIKVNDGYLQTSNIPTTNGVIHAIDSLL, encoded by the exons ATGAAACTGCCAGCGTTGCTGTTCAGTTTCGGGCTGATAACAGGTGTGCTGTCGCAAGGATTTGGACAGCAGCCGCCACCATTCCGACCG ATTCCCAAATCATTCGCG GTTCCACCGAAAGCTCAGCGACGCCAGCTgacgcaacagcagcagacgCACATTCTGAGCGACATTCAGAAGCACCAGCATCGCTTCAATCTGCATCAAAACCAACGTTCGCCGAACGTTTTCATACAACCGTCGATTCAAATACCGGTGCCCCCTCAACCCCATTCAAGGCAACCGTTCAGTGGCCCCAGTAGCACACAGCAACACTTCCAGCCCAACGCACACTTCCATCACCACTCGAACAATCtacatccaccaccaccaccatcatcaccggcCAATGGACCGGTGAACAGCTTCCGCGCACCGTCCGGCCGTCCAGGACCTAGCTTTGGAGCACAAGTAAACCGCTATTACTTCCAGCACCACACGCAGACCACATTCATACCAAATTTTTTACAACTCTTACAGCAGGACACACGACTGCCACCACAGCAGCGCTCCGTACAGAACCAACTACAGCAGGCCACATTCTTCAacggaccaccaccaccaccacacactaATGGCCCCGCGCCCGTCAGTCAGCCACTGAACAGCCAACCTTCCTCCTTTCTGAACAGCATCGATACACCAACGTTCGGTGCACCCCAAAGACCCAACTCCCTTCAGGCTCCTTTCCTTCAGACTCCTCCTTCCTTCACCGGTAATGGACAGGTTCGCTTCCCGAGCCAAGGCGCACCATCGAACGGGGCGAATCTTGGCCAACAGCCTGTGCCGTTGTTCACCAACCAGCAGCTACCACTGCACAATTCTCCCCAAAACTTCAAGCTGTCCGGGCCGAACGCCGGCCAGTCGACGTTCCCGGTGCAGCCGACATTCCACAACAGCCAATCCGTAAATCCGGCCCTTCAATTCCCACCGGTTTCGCAGTCGATCGGAACGAACTTCCAGCAGCCCTCGCCGcagttccagcagcagcagcagcagcaacagcttccGAGACTGCAACCGAACGTTCCATTTGCGCAATCGTCCAATAACTTCAACGCCCAGCCCCAGGGTGCTGGATTCCCACAGGCCCAACCTCAAATACAAACGTTCAGCGGACCGCAGCAACCCGTGCAGAGTGCACAGTTCGGTGGTCAGGCGACCAACTTTAACGGtctacagcaacaacagcagcaaccactcagctatcagcagcagcaggagtacGAACGTCGGCTCAAGGAAGAAAGTGAACGGATTCGCGAGCTGCAGGAAAAGCAGAAGGTAATCCAAAAGCATGAACAGTTCCTGCAGAAGCAATACCAGAAACAGCAAGCGAAGGTACAGCAGCTGCATCAGGAGTTCCTGAAGAAGCAGCAAAAGAtcctccagcagcaacagcagcagcaacagcagcagcaatacgaacagcagcaaaagaCCGTCCCAACTCAGGTACGTTCGCGCGATGTGTTGCCGTCGGAGCGGACACTTTTTGAAAAGGCTGTCAAGATGCAGTCAAAACCCGTAGCCGTACCAGAACCAACTACATCAACCGCTGCAGCCACCAGTGGACAGCTTTCGGTGATCCCGCTCAAGCCCAACAGCAAGAAAGACTACAGCAGCATCACTCAGTCGGATCTGGACGTACTGCTCAGCGCGAACCGTCAGACCCTGTTCCAAACGATCAAGTCCGAGACGGCAAAGCCAGCCAAGGCGAAGCCCACGAAGGTAAAGTCTACCAAAGCGCTCGGACGGGACGATCTGCTTAAGCAGCTGAAGCTTGCCCTTGCCGAAACATCGCCCGATCTGGGTGGCAAGAACTACAGCTCGACCGATCTGGTACTACCGAACGGTGAAAAGGTGCAGGTCATCCGTACGACCGATCCCGAAATCATCAAGCGCGCCAACGCCAACTCGGAGGGTGTGCTGACCCAGCAGCTCGATTCGCCCACGACACCGAAACCACTGTCCTTCGAGGACATTGCGCGCAGTGGTCTGCTTCCCCCGGGTGCGGACTTTGAGCTGATCAAGCAGACGGAGGATGGGCAGATCCAGGAGGTGGGCAAGATCCCGCCTCAAAAGAAGGTTACCTTTGTGTACCTGGAGGAACAGGATGACGGATCGTACAAGGTGCAAGGGGTAAAGGGTAGCGGTGACAAGGAAACCAAAACGTCCGGTGCCGATGTGGACAGCATCTTGAAACGCATCAAGAACGGTGAAATTCAGCTGCCTCCCCCATCGTCGGTCGTGTCGAAGGGATCCGTGGCCAAGCCGGACCTGATCGAGGACGCACCGATCACGACTACGACGCCACGCCATCAACCGATCAAGAAAGCCAACTCGGTGACGATCATTCCACACAGCACACCGATCGAGGATCACGCCTCGACTGCTTTCCTGTCCGGCAGTACTATACACCATACCGCCTCGCCGGCACCGGCCACCATCTACGCTTCCACGCCTTCCCCGGCAAGCCCGAGCAGCGGTGTCACTGCATACTCACCGGGTGGCTACTCTGGCAGCACGCTTCCACAGCAAGTCTCGGCCCGTCTTTCAACGCCGTCGCCAGTGTCCGGTAGCTATATCGCCGACAGCACGGCACGATTCTCCGAAGCAAACTCGGTATACACCCCGGTGTCTACCACGGCCATCCCGCCGGCTACACCAGCACCCAGCATCTATCAGACTGCCAACACGGAAAAGTATTTCTCGGACACGGCTACGGCCGCTGCCAttgagcagcaacagcagacagCCAGTACCTACCAGCATCAGACGATTCATGCGTCACATCAGTCCACCGCTAGCGATGCTGTCCCTACGGCATCCGCATCCGAAACGATcacgcaacagcaacaagacAACACGCTCAGCGCTCCCAAGGAGgacacccagcagcagcaaaatgaactaCCAGCAATTCTCAAGAATAACGGACTATTTGCCATGGCCAAATATCTCCGCCAGTCTGGTCTCGATACGATACTGAATGAAACGGGCCCGTACACAATCTTCGTGCCCACCGATAAAGCCTTCCGCAGTCTGCTTGTCCAGCTGGGCGGACCCGAAAAGGCGGAAGAGAAGTTCCGCAACAACCCACGCCTACTGAGCGGA cTGCTCTTGCATCACGTCATTCCTGGATCGTTCGAAATCGCGTCTCTGCAGGATGAAATGACTGGTGTGTCCCTGGCCGGAACTCAGCTTCGCGTAAATCAATACAACATGCACGACTCGGAATGGAACGACGTTAAG GTGACCACCATCAACGGCGCTATGGTTGTGCCAGACAAACAGGACATCGTGATCCCCCAGGGTATTGCTCATGCCGTCGACCGTGTCATGTTCCCGCTACCAGTTGGTGATATTCTTCAGACGCTTCAATCGGACCGTGAGCGACGCTTTACTCACTTCCTACGAGCATTGTTTGCATCGGGCATGTCGGATACTCTCCAGAATAAAG GTATCAAAACTTACACAGTATTCGCACCAACCGATGCCGCATTTGCTCACCTCTCGACTGAGGAACTCACCAACCTAGTCACGGAAAAGGACCAGGCGGAAGAGCTCGTACGCAAGCACGTTGTCCCGGGCACTTTATTCACTGCCGGTATGCGTTTCTACCAGGTTAAGGACGTTATGGCGGAGGGAAAGACAGTTACGCTGCAGAAGACGGGAG GTAAAATCAAGGTTAACGATGGTTATCTGCAGACGTCTAATATCCCAACAACGAACGGCGTTATACATGCTATCGACTCGTTGCTGTAA
- the LOC5668272 gene encoding daf-12-interacting protein 1 isoform X3, whose translation MKLPALLFSFGLITGVLSQGFGQQPPPFRPIPKSFAVPPKAQRRQLTQQQQTHILSDIQKHQHRFNLHQNQRSPNVFIQPSIQIPVPPQPHSRQPFSGPSSTQQHFQPNAHFHHHSNNLHPPPPPSSPANGPVNSFRAPSGRPGPSFGAQDTRLPPQQRSVQNQLQQATFFNGPPPPPHTNGPAPVSQPLNSQPSSFLNSIDTPTFGAPQRPNSLQAPFLQTPPSFTGNGQVRFPSQGAPSNGANLGQQPVPLFTNQQLPLHNSPQNFKLSGPNAGQSTFPVQPTFHNSQSVNPALQFPPVSQSIGTNFQQPSPQFQQQQQQQQLPRLQPNVPFAQSSNNFNAQPQGAGFPQAQPQIQTFSGPQQPVQSAQFGGQATNFNGLQQQQQQPLSYQQQQEYERRLKEESERIRELQEKQKVIQKHEQFLQKQYQKQQAKVQQLHQEFLKKQQKILQQQQQQQQQQQYEQQQKTVPTQVRSRDVLPSERTLFEKAVKMQSKPVAVPEPTTSTAAATSGQLSVIPLKPNSKKDYSSITQSDLDVLLSANRQTLFQTIKSETAKPAKAKPTKVKSTKALGRDDLLKQLKLALAETSPDLGGKNYSSTDLVLPNGEKVQVIRTTDPEIIKRANANSEGVLTQQLDSPTTPKPLSFEDIARSGLLPPGADFELIKQTEDGQIQEVGKIPPQKKVTFVYLEEQDDGSYKVQGVKGSGDKETKTSGADVDSILKRIKNGEIQLPPPSSVVSKGSVAKPDLIEDAPITTTTPRHQPIKKANSVTIIPHSTPIEDHASTAFLSGSTIHHTASPAPATIYASTPSPASPSSGVTAYSPGGYSGSTLPQQVSARLSTPSPVSGSYIADSTARFSEANSVYTPVSTTAIPPATPAPSIYQTANTEKYFSDTATAAAIEQQQQTASTYQHQTIHASHQSTASDAVPTASASETITQQQQDNTLSAPKEDTQQQQNELPAILKNNGLFAMAKYLRQSGLDTILNETGPYTIFVPTDKAFRSLLVQLGGPEKAEEKFRNNPRLLSGLLLHHVIPGSFEIASLQDEMTGVSLAGTQLRVNQYNMHDSEWNDVKVTTINGAMVVPDKQDIVIPQGIAHAVDRVMFPLPVGDILQTLQSDRERRFTHFLRALFASGMSDTLQNKGIKTYTVFAPTDAAFAHLSTEELTNLVTEKDQAEELVRKHVVPGTLFTAGMRFYQVKDVMAEGKTVTLQKTGGKIKVNDGYLQTSNIPTTNGVIHAIDSLL comes from the exons ATGAAACTGCCAGCGTTGCTGTTCAGTTTCGGGCTGATAACAGGTGTGCTGTCGCAAGGATTTGGACAGCAGCCGCCACCATTCCGACCG ATTCCCAAATCATTCGCG GTTCCACCGAAAGCTCAGCGACGCCAGCTgacgcaacagcagcagacgCACATTCTGAGCGACATTCAGAAGCACCAGCATCGCTTCAATCTGCATCAAAACCAACGTTCGCCGAACGTTTTCATACAACCGTCGATTCAAATACCGGTGCCCCCTCAACCCCATTCAAGGCAACCGTTCAGTGGCCCCAGTAGCACACAGCAACACTTCCAGCCCAACGCACACTTCCATCACCACTCGAACAATCtacatccaccaccaccaccatcatcaccggcCAATGGACCGGTGAACAGCTTCCGCGCACCGTCCGGCCGTCCAGGACCTAGCTTTGGAGCACAA GACACACGACTGCCACCACAGCAGCGCTCCGTACAGAACCAACTACAGCAGGCCACATTCTTCAacggaccaccaccaccaccacacactaATGGCCCCGCGCCCGTCAGTCAGCCACTGAACAGCCAACCTTCCTCCTTTCTGAACAGCATCGATACACCAACGTTCGGTGCACCCCAAAGACCCAACTCCCTTCAGGCTCCTTTCCTTCAGACTCCTCCTTCCTTCACCGGTAATGGACAGGTTCGCTTCCCGAGCCAAGGCGCACCATCGAACGGGGCGAATCTTGGCCAACAGCCTGTGCCGTTGTTCACCAACCAGCAGCTACCACTGCACAATTCTCCCCAAAACTTCAAGCTGTCCGGGCCGAACGCCGGCCAGTCGACGTTCCCGGTGCAGCCGACATTCCACAACAGCCAATCCGTAAATCCGGCCCTTCAATTCCCACCGGTTTCGCAGTCGATCGGAACGAACTTCCAGCAGCCCTCGCCGcagttccagcagcagcagcagcagcaacagcttccGAGACTGCAACCGAACGTTCCATTTGCGCAATCGTCCAATAACTTCAACGCCCAGCCCCAGGGTGCTGGATTCCCACAGGCCCAACCTCAAATACAAACGTTCAGCGGACCGCAGCAACCCGTGCAGAGTGCACAGTTCGGTGGTCAGGCGACCAACTTTAACGGtctacagcaacaacagcagcaaccactcagctatcagcagcagcaggagtacGAACGTCGGCTCAAGGAAGAAAGTGAACGGATTCGCGAGCTGCAGGAAAAGCAGAAGGTAATCCAAAAGCATGAACAGTTCCTGCAGAAGCAATACCAGAAACAGCAAGCGAAGGTACAGCAGCTGCATCAGGAGTTCCTGAAGAAGCAGCAAAAGAtcctccagcagcaacagcagcagcaacagcagcagcaatacgaacagcagcaaaagaCCGTCCCAACTCAGGTACGTTCGCGCGATGTGTTGCCGTCGGAGCGGACACTTTTTGAAAAGGCTGTCAAGATGCAGTCAAAACCCGTAGCCGTACCAGAACCAACTACATCAACCGCTGCAGCCACCAGTGGACAGCTTTCGGTGATCCCGCTCAAGCCCAACAGCAAGAAAGACTACAGCAGCATCACTCAGTCGGATCTGGACGTACTGCTCAGCGCGAACCGTCAGACCCTGTTCCAAACGATCAAGTCCGAGACGGCAAAGCCAGCCAAGGCGAAGCCCACGAAGGTAAAGTCTACCAAAGCGCTCGGACGGGACGATCTGCTTAAGCAGCTGAAGCTTGCCCTTGCCGAAACATCGCCCGATCTGGGTGGCAAGAACTACAGCTCGACCGATCTGGTACTACCGAACGGTGAAAAGGTGCAGGTCATCCGTACGACCGATCCCGAAATCATCAAGCGCGCCAACGCCAACTCGGAGGGTGTGCTGACCCAGCAGCTCGATTCGCCCACGACACCGAAACCACTGTCCTTCGAGGACATTGCGCGCAGTGGTCTGCTTCCCCCGGGTGCGGACTTTGAGCTGATCAAGCAGACGGAGGATGGGCAGATCCAGGAGGTGGGCAAGATCCCGCCTCAAAAGAAGGTTACCTTTGTGTACCTGGAGGAACAGGATGACGGATCGTACAAGGTGCAAGGGGTAAAGGGTAGCGGTGACAAGGAAACCAAAACGTCCGGTGCCGATGTGGACAGCATCTTGAAACGCATCAAGAACGGTGAAATTCAGCTGCCTCCCCCATCGTCGGTCGTGTCGAAGGGATCCGTGGCCAAGCCGGACCTGATCGAGGACGCACCGATCACGACTACGACGCCACGCCATCAACCGATCAAGAAAGCCAACTCGGTGACGATCATTCCACACAGCACACCGATCGAGGATCACGCCTCGACTGCTTTCCTGTCCGGCAGTACTATACACCATACCGCCTCGCCGGCACCGGCCACCATCTACGCTTCCACGCCTTCCCCGGCAAGCCCGAGCAGCGGTGTCACTGCATACTCACCGGGTGGCTACTCTGGCAGCACGCTTCCACAGCAAGTCTCGGCCCGTCTTTCAACGCCGTCGCCAGTGTCCGGTAGCTATATCGCCGACAGCACGGCACGATTCTCCGAAGCAAACTCGGTATACACCCCGGTGTCTACCACGGCCATCCCGCCGGCTACACCAGCACCCAGCATCTATCAGACTGCCAACACGGAAAAGTATTTCTCGGACACGGCTACGGCCGCTGCCAttgagcagcaacagcagacagCCAGTACCTACCAGCATCAGACGATTCATGCGTCACATCAGTCCACCGCTAGCGATGCTGTCCCTACGGCATCCGCATCCGAAACGATcacgcaacagcaacaagacAACACGCTCAGCGCTCCCAAGGAGgacacccagcagcagcaaaatgaactaCCAGCAATTCTCAAGAATAACGGACTATTTGCCATGGCCAAATATCTCCGCCAGTCTGGTCTCGATACGATACTGAATGAAACGGGCCCGTACACAATCTTCGTGCCCACCGATAAAGCCTTCCGCAGTCTGCTTGTCCAGCTGGGCGGACCCGAAAAGGCGGAAGAGAAGTTCCGCAACAACCCACGCCTACTGAGCGGA cTGCTCTTGCATCACGTCATTCCTGGATCGTTCGAAATCGCGTCTCTGCAGGATGAAATGACTGGTGTGTCCCTGGCCGGAACTCAGCTTCGCGTAAATCAATACAACATGCACGACTCGGAATGGAACGACGTTAAG GTGACCACCATCAACGGCGCTATGGTTGTGCCAGACAAACAGGACATCGTGATCCCCCAGGGTATTGCTCATGCCGTCGACCGTGTCATGTTCCCGCTACCAGTTGGTGATATTCTTCAGACGCTTCAATCGGACCGTGAGCGACGCTTTACTCACTTCCTACGAGCATTGTTTGCATCGGGCATGTCGGATACTCTCCAGAATAAAG GTATCAAAACTTACACAGTATTCGCACCAACCGATGCCGCATTTGCTCACCTCTCGACTGAGGAACTCACCAACCTAGTCACGGAAAAGGACCAGGCGGAAGAGCTCGTACGCAAGCACGTTGTCCCGGGCACTTTATTCACTGCCGGTATGCGTTTCTACCAGGTTAAGGACGTTATGGCGGAGGGAAAGACAGTTACGCTGCAGAAGACGGGAG GTAAAATCAAGGTTAACGATGGTTATCTGCAGACGTCTAATATCCCAACAACGAACGGCGTTATACATGCTATCGACTCGTTGCTGTAA